A part of Acipenser ruthenus chromosome 48, fAciRut3.2 maternal haplotype, whole genome shotgun sequence genomic DNA contains:
- the LOC117970972 gene encoding extracellular calcium-sensing receptor-like gives MYRRGVTFLAAFLLQLCRPVCSAVQPGCRLGSLRREGVVVEGDVIIGGTFGVHENKMFPEINYTQQPQRAQCQSFSFRNYRWLHAMIFAIKQINENPELLPNISLGYGLYDSCDVIPRGLEGAMWLVSGQDELVPNYRCHDTAPLAAIVGDSASSVSIPMARLLGLYGYPQISYFATAPTLSNKREFPSFFRTIPSDAVQGKGLARLASRLRWTWVGVLTDDDDYGQGIAREFQQEALRLGICVEFLELVPILYSHSRTQRLVEVIKASTAKAIAVFSWKTYLYPIMEEIHRQNVTGKTWLASEAWSTAQALSDNRAFEMLTGTIGFTIHRGTLPGFKDYLLSVHPFRNPQDIFLRLFWEQAFGCSWQGDGAGVRLCTGSEDLAGLKNIFLDVSSLRLTYNTYNAVYAVAQALHDLQACSPGEGPFDGGACADVKDFEPWQILHYLRKVRFKNPEGEEVYFDENGDPPALYDIVNWQPTPAGDIQYVKVGSYDFRAPPGQELFLDESAIVWPGGEMQVPRSVCSESCLPGWRTALRRGQPVCCFDCIPCSVGEISNQTDSTKCLRCPSDQWSNTRQDACVPRLVEFLSYEEPLGASLASLAVLASLLPASILGVFLRHRHSPIVKANNRQLSYVLLGALALCPLCSLIFIGRPSPASCMLRQTAFAIVFTLGVSCVLAKTLMVVIAFKASIPGSGLRRWVGSRLPNTVASVGTLVQVGICGAWLGLASPYPENNTTSHVARIVLECNEGSALAFWCMLGYMGVLASVSFVVAFLARRLPDSFNEAKFITFSMLVFVSVWLSFIPAYMSTGGKYMVAVEIFAILSSSMGLLACIFFPKCYVILLRPERNTRDHLMGKGAAAARKN, from the exons ATGTACCGGCGAGGCGTGACCTTCTTAGCGGCTTTCCTTCTTCAGCTCTGCCGGCCAGTGTGCAGCGCGGTTCAGCCCGGGTGTCGGCTTGGGAGCCTGCGTCGCGAAGGAGTGGTGGTGGAAGGGGATGTCATTATCGGGGGCACTTTCGGGGTTCACGAGAACAAGATGTTCCCAGAAATAAACTACACCCAGCAACCACAGCGAGCTCAGTGTCAAAG TTTCAGCTTCCGGAATTACCGCTGGCTGCACGCCATGATTTTCGCCATCAAGCAAATCAACGAGAATCCGGAGTTGCTTCCCAACATCTCTCTGGGCTACGGACTCTACGACTCCTGTGATGTCATCCCCCGGGGGCTAGAGGGCGCTATGTGGCTGGTGTCGGGCCAGGACGAGCTGGTGCCTAACTACCGTTGCCACGACACCGCCCCTCTTGCTGCTATCGTCGGAGACAGTGCCTCGTCTGTGTCTATCCCCATGGCCAGGCTTCTGGGTCTGTATGGCTATCCACAG ATCAGTTACTTTGCGACGGCTCCCACGCTCAGCAACAAGCGAGAGTTCCCCTCGTTCTTCCGCACGATCCCCAGCGACGCGGTGCAGGGGAAGGGGCTGGCGCGCCTCGCCTCGCGGCTCCGCTGGACCTGGGTCGGGGTGCTGACCGACGACGATGACTACGGCCAGGGCATCGCCAGGGAGTTCCAGCAGGAGGCGCTGCGGCTGGGGATCTGCGTGGAGTTCCTGGAGCTCGTCCCCATCCTCTACTCCCACAGTCGCACGCAGCGCCTGGTCGAG GTCATCAAAGCCTCCACAGCCAAAGCCATCGCCGTCTTCTCCTGGAAAACCTACCTGTACCCAATCATGGAGGAGATCCATCGGCAGAACGTCACGGGGAAGACCTGGCTAGCCAGCGAGGCGTGGTCCACAGCCCAAGCCCTGTCCGACAACCGGGCCTTCGAGATGCTAACGGGGACTATCGGCTTCACCATTCACAGAGGGACCCTGCCTGGATTCAAGGACTACCTCCTCAGCGTCCATCCCTTCAGGAACCCCCAGGATATCTTCCTCAGGCTCTTCTGGGAGCAGGCTTTCGGGTGCAGTTGGCAGGGCGACGGAGCCGGGGTCAGGCTGTGCACCGGTAGTGAGGACCTGGCTGGTCTGAAGAACATCTTCCTGGATGTGTCGAGCCTGAGGCTCACCTATAACACCTACAATGCTGTGTACGCCGTCGCACAAGCCCTGCACGATCTGCAGGCCTGCTCCCCCGGGGAAGGGCCATTCGATGGTGGAGCCTGTGCCGACGTCAAGGATTTCGAACCCTGgcag atCCTGCACTACCTGCGCAAGGTTCGATTCAAGAACCCGGAGGGAGAGGAGGTGTATTTCGACGAAAACGGCGACCCCCCCGCCCTCTACGACATCGTCAACTGGCAGCCCACCCCCGCCGGGGACATCCAGTACGTCAAAGTGGGCAGCTACGACTTCAGAGCTCCCCCAGGGCAGGAGCTCTTCCTCGACGAGAGCGCCATCGTGTGGCCCGGAGGTGAAATGCAG GTCCCTCGctcagtgtgcagtgagagctgtcTCCCTGGCTGGCGGACAGCACTTCGCCGTGGACAGCCTGTCTGCTGCTTTGACTGCATCCCTTGTTCAGTGGGGGAGATCTCCAACCAAACAG ACTCCACAAAGTGCCTGCGCTGCCCGTCAGATCAGTGGTCCAACACGCGGCAGGACGCCTGCGTGCCCAGGCTGGTGGAGTTCCTGTCCTACGAGGAGCCCCTGGGCGCCAGCTTGGCATCCCTGGCAGTGCTGGCCTCCCTGCTGCCCGCCTCCATCCTGGGGGTCTTCCTGCGCCACCGGCACTCGCCCATCGTGAAGGCCAACAACCGCCAGCTGAGCTACGTGCTGCTGGGCGCCCTGGCGCTGTGCCCGCTCTGCTCGCTCATCTTCATCGGGCGACCCTCGCCCGCCTCCTGCATGCTCCGCCAGACCGCCTTCGCCATCGTCTTCACCCTGGGCGTCTCCTGCGTTCTGGCCAAGACCCTCATGGTGGTCATTGCTTTTAAGGCTTCCATCCCGGGCAGTGGTCTGCGGAGGTGGGTGGGCTCCCGCCTGCCTAACACCGTCGCCTCCGTGGGGACCCTAGTCCAGGTGGGCATCTGTGGGGCGTGGCTGGGCTTGGCCTCCCCGTACCCCGAAAACAATACAACGTCCCACGTGGCCAGGATCGTCCTGGAGTGCAACGAGGGGTCGGCGCTGGCGTTCTGGTGCATGCTGGGATACATGGGCGTCCTGGCTAGCGTCAGCTTCGTGGTGGCGTTCCTGGCGAGGAGGCTGCCGGACAGCTTCAACGAGGCCAAGTTCATCACCTTCAGCATGCTGGTCTTCGTCAGCGTGTGGCTGTCCTTCATCCCAGCCTACATGAGCACGGGGGGGAAGTACATGGTGGCCGTGGAGATATTCGCCATTCTGTCGTCCAGCATGGGCCTCCTGGCTTGTATCTTCTTCCCCAAGTGTTACGTCATCTTGCTGAGGCCAGAGAGAAACACCCGGGATCACCTCATGGGAAAGGGGGCGGCCGCGGCCAGAAAGAACTGA